Proteins encoded within one genomic window of Ranitomeya variabilis isolate aRanVar5 chromosome 4, aRanVar5.hap1, whole genome shotgun sequence:
- the LOC143767689 gene encoding uncharacterized protein LOC143767689, giving the protein MNMDRDKMVERILDLTLEILFRLTGEDYTVLKKTSSECCQDPVSEGWGRPLSPVTGSPPHPLIHEDINVQKILELTYKMIELLTGEVPIRCQDVAVYFSMEEWEYLEGHKDLYKDVMMEVPQPLTSPDLSIMRTTPERCPRPLLPQDCKQEDPTVPQDHQGEDLTHINTTETYVRGDERCKEEIPTYDYPEDDCTRRSEGQLTSSVFKSDDLEIPQDTIEVNAINPDIPSFLHSIDKSSDSLKQVLSSDSFLSSDSLPTTEENQSHKISMKKLTAPKAKKPFLYSENGNSFPLGKFFVKYQKMHTAENRFSCYKCGKCFNQKSYFVKHQKIHTGEKPFSCSECGKCFNRKQHLDIHQRTHTGEKPFSCSECGKCFNRKQHLDIHQRTHTGKKPFSCSECGKCFTNKSTLVTHQRIHTGEKPFSCLECGKCFTQKSSLTSHQRIHTGEKPFSCSECGKCFIDKSSLVIHQRTHTGEKPFSCSECGKCFIDKSSLVIHQRIHTGEKPFSCSECGKCFNQKGHLNIHQRTHMGTNLFPVQNVENVL; this is encoded by the exons atgaatatggacagagacaagatggtggagaggatattagacctcaccctagagatcctcttccggcttactggagag gattacacagtattgaagaagacctctagtgagtgctgtcaggaccctgtgtctgagggatggggaagacccctgagcccagtcACAGggtctccacctcaccccctgatacatgaagaCATCAAtgtccagaagatcctagaactcacctacaagatgattgagctgctgactggagag gttcctataaggtgtcaggatgtcgctgtctatttctccatggaggagtgggagtatttagaagggcacaaagatctgtacaaggacgtcatgatggaggttccccagcccctcacatcaccag ATCTATCCattatgaggacaacaccagagagatgtccccgtcctcttcttccacaggactgtaaacaagaagatcccactgttcctcaggatcatcag ggtgaagatctgacccatattaatactacagagacatatgtgaggggtgatgagcggtgtaaagaggagattcctacatatgactacccag aagatgactgtaccaggagatcagagggacagctgacatcttcggtttttaaatcagatgatcttgaaatcccacaggatacaattgaagtgaatgccattaatccagatataccatcattccTTCATAGCATAGATAAATCATCTGATtccttgaaacaggtcctgtcttctgattcattcctgtcttctgattcattaccaactactgaggaaaatcaaagtcacaaaataagcatgaaAAAactaactgctcctaaagcaaagaagccatTTTTATATTCAGAAAATGGAAATAGTTTTCCACTTGGAAAGTTTTTTGTTAAATATCAAAAAATGCACACAGcggagaatagattttcttgttacaagtgtgggaagtgttttaaccaaaaatcatattttgttaagcaccagaaaattcacacaggggagaagcctttttcatgttcagaatgtgggaaatgttttaaccgaaaacAGCATCTTGAtatccaccagagaacccacacaggggagaagccattttcatgttcagaatgtgggaaatgttttaaccgaaaacAGCATCTTGAtatccaccagagaactcacacagggaagaagccattttcatgttcagaatgtgggaaatgttttacaaataaatcaactcttgttacacatcagagaattcacactggggagaagcccttttcatgtttagaatgtgggaaatgttttacacagaaatcaagtCTTACCagccatcagagaattcacactggggagaagccattttcatgttcagaatgtgggaaatgttttatagataaatcctctcttgttatacatcagagaactcacactggggagaagccattttcatgttcagaatgtgggaaatgttttatagataaatcctctcttgttatacatcagagaattcacactggtgagaagccattttcatgttcagaatgtgggaaatgttttaaccagaaagggcatCTTAATATACATCAGAGAACCCACATGGGgacaaacctttttcctgttcagaatgtggaaaatgttttatga